The Candidatus Uhrbacteria bacterium genome has a segment encoding these proteins:
- a CDS encoding recombination protein O N-terminal domain-containing protein, whose translation MAYLRDRVFVLKSEPYREQDTRVVMYGREHGKLVAVARGMRKMGAKHLGHLEPLSQADVMVAIGQSFDKLAVARAVTPRPGMRDDLGAMAVLGPLMHLVESLTRPGVADVSIYELLEEAADLWVSTERLPSPERGRLILAAASLRLLDALGEAPDFEAIDHEDMPEGVMTLLRFMRIRPLRDLLAITAPSTIFVATSAVVETAVERTPLATKLHGAATIYALLA comes from the coding sequence ATGGCTTACCTGCGTGATCGCGTTTTTGTTTTGAAGAGTGAACCGTATCGAGAGCAAGATACGCGTGTTGTTATGTATGGGCGGGAACATGGAAAGTTGGTGGCGGTTGCGAGGGGAATGCGAAAAATGGGCGCGAAGCATTTGGGGCATCTTGAACCATTGTCGCAAGCGGATGTTATGGTCGCGATCGGACAATCTTTTGATAAGTTGGCTGTAGCAAGAGCCGTAACGCCGCGCCCCGGAATGCGCGATGATTTGGGCGCGATGGCTGTCCTTGGTCCATTAATGCATCTCGTCGAGAGTTTGACGCGTCCGGGTGTAGCGGATGTATCGATCTATGAATTGTTGGAGGAGGCTGCGGACTTATGGGTATCGACAGAACGTTTGCCGAGTCCTGAACGAGGTCGGCTTATTTTGGCGGCGGCTTCATTACGTTTATTGGATGCATTGGGTGAGGCGCCAGATTTTGAGGCGATCGATCACGAGGATATGCCGGAAGGTGTGATGACGCTTTTGCGATTTATGCGGATTCGTCCTTTAAGAGATCTCTTGGCGATTACGGCACCATCGACGATTTTTGTGGCAACGAGTGCCGTGGTTGAAACAGCGGTTGAAAGAACACCGCTCGCCACAAAGCTGCATGGAGCGGCTACTATCTACGCTTTGCTTGCGTGA
- the ruvX gene encoding Holliday junction resolvase RuvX produces the protein MRILGVDYGEARVGVALGDSETRVASPWRIIANESDEDVVARLVDLARVEQAELFVVGIPRPLGDRERETDQAKRIREFIDVLAQSGIKTVESDETLTSKIAADQVKELGAKGKRDDLAAAAILQHYLDGLPA, from the coding sequence ATGAGAATTCTTGGTGTCGATTACGGAGAGGCTCGTGTGGGCGTTGCGCTTGGCGATAGCGAGACGCGCGTGGCGAGTCCTTGGAGAATTATCGCCAATGAGAGCGATGAGGATGTTGTGGCGAGATTGGTCGATTTAGCTCGTGTTGAACAAGCGGAGCTTTTTGTTGTCGGAATTCCAAGACCGCTTGGAGATCGAGAGCGGGAGACGGATCAGGCTAAACGTATCCGTGAGTTTATCGACGTTCTTGCACAGTCGGGTATTAAGACGGTTGAGTCAGATGAGACGCTGACTTCAAAGATCGCGGCTGATCAGGTGAAAGAGCTGGGCGCAAAGGGGAAGCGCGATGATTTGGCGGCGGCTGCTATTTTGCAGCATTACTTGGATGGCTTACCTGCGTGA